One part of the Oncorhynchus kisutch isolate 150728-3 unplaced genomic scaffold, Okis_V2 scaffold1686, whole genome shotgun sequence genome encodes these proteins:
- the LOC116367486 gene encoding E3 ubiquitin/ISG15 ligase TRIM25-like isoform X2, translated as MAQQGVLLDQDQFCCSVCLDLLKEPVAIPCGHSYCRSCIEGCWDQDVLKGVYSCPQCRETFTPRPNLRKNNMLAELVEKLRKTGLQAAPPPALCYAGPGDVVCDFCTGTRKQKALMSCLVCLASYCETHLQPHYEFPGFKKHKLVKATAQLQEKICSHHDKLLEVYCRTDQQCICYQCVMDEHKGHDTVSAAAERTEKQRQLGMSQQKVQQRFQEREKELKELQQAVESFKTEEREQRLNLNFQCPAPSTPLRQPPGCPASEHPRHSCDWQIAG; from the exons ATGGCTCAACAGGGAGTTTTGCTGGACCAGGACCAgttctgttgttctgtctgtctggatctaCTGAAGGAGCCGGTGGCTATTCCCTGTGGACACAGTTACTGTAGGAGCTGTATTGAGGGCTGCTGGGATCAGGATGTTCTGAAAGGGGTCTATAGCTGTCCTCAGTGCAGAGAGACCTTCACTCCAAGGCCTAATCTGAGGAAAAATAACATGTTGGCTGAGCTGGTGGAGAAACTGAGGAAGACAGGACTCCAGGCTGCTCCCCCTCCTGCTCTGTGCTATGCTGGACCTGGAGATGTGGTGTGTGATTTCTGCACTGGGACCAGAAAGCAGAAAGCCCTCATGTCCTGTCTGGTGTGTCTGGCCTCTTACTGTGAGACTCACCTCCAACCTCACTATGAATTTCCTGGTTTCAAGAAGCACAAGCTGGTCAAAGCCACGGCACAACTACAGGAGAAGATCTGCTCTCATCATGACAAACTGCTGGAGGTTTACTGTCGTACCGATCAGCAGTGTATCtgttatcagtgtgtgatggatgaACATAAAGGCCATGATACAGTGTCAGCTGCAGCAGAGAGGACTGAGAAACAG AGGCAGCTGGGGATGAGTCAGCAGAAGGTCCAGCAGAGattccaggagagagagaaggagctgaaGGAGCTCCAACAGGCTGTGGAGTCTTTCAAG acggaagagagagaacaaaggctgAACCTTAACTTCCAATGCCCCGCCCCCTCCACGCCACTCCGCCAACCACCAGGATGCCCGGCATCAGAACATCCCAGGCATTCCtgtgattggcagatagcaggttga